The following coding sequences lie in one Synechococcus sp. CC9902 genomic window:
- a CDS encoding AAA family ATPase, whose amino-acid sequence MVNQDLFAFHGEQQRRRLAPLADRMRPRTLEEFEGQQGILAEGRLLQRAIKADRVGNLILHGPPGVGKTTLARIVANHTRAHFSNLNAVLAGVKDLRAEVDAAQQRLERHGLRTILFIDEVHRFNSAQQDALLPWVENGTVTLIGATTENPFFEVNKALVSRSRLFRLLPLEPKDLHQLLQRALTDQDRGYGERSVVLDTDAANHLVDVAGGDARSLLNALELAVESSEPTTDGTIAINLATAEESIQQRAVLYDKQGDAHYDTISAFIKSLRGSDADAALFWLARMVEAGENPRFIFRRMLIAAGEDIGLADPQAMVVVEACAAAFERVGLPEGLYPLAQAALYLAGTEKSNSILGFFDALKSVRDANRQDVPPHLRDANRDGDAFGDGVGYRYPHAYADHWVEQQYLPTALQGEVFWQPGALGWEGQRRERMGARRAAQLAAAAELASDQPLLLSSGPDSPGLERWIQRQLGQEGERLHQLRKRLWEGVSWQRHDRVLILGARSLIWALDPLQAVPEGGVTMLCNSTDDRHRIEAQIQLLDPELRPQLLSGGLETLQANQAFEWIGGRFSTTDLQQLNWTDLEHQIQNHSHGDTTLRLLTTRAEAGPAGALLQASSSDAELETLLQKEQLWLAAQTQAHHVFEAEGWSGSQDSWLETLNLPWGPDLADRWLAEGSSYRVAMGTIDPTVLTLLRQRLEGIGRSGLRLPMRHELFIGRRNASVNQRNASTEKA is encoded by the coding sequence GTGGTGAATCAGGATCTTTTCGCCTTCCACGGAGAACAACAGCGCCGTCGGCTTGCACCACTGGCTGATCGCATGCGGCCTCGCACCCTGGAGGAATTCGAGGGGCAGCAGGGAATCTTGGCGGAAGGTCGGCTCCTCCAACGCGCGATCAAAGCCGACAGAGTTGGAAATTTGATCTTGCATGGCCCGCCTGGGGTGGGCAAAACGACCCTGGCCAGGATTGTGGCGAACCACACCCGCGCTCATTTCAGCAATCTGAATGCGGTGCTCGCGGGGGTGAAGGATCTACGTGCCGAAGTAGATGCCGCACAACAGCGGCTTGAGCGGCACGGGCTGCGCACAATTTTGTTTATCGATGAAGTGCATCGATTTAACAGCGCCCAACAAGATGCCCTTCTGCCTTGGGTGGAAAACGGAACCGTCACCCTGATTGGCGCTACGACAGAAAACCCCTTCTTCGAAGTGAACAAAGCCCTCGTGAGCCGTTCACGCCTGTTCCGGCTTTTGCCCCTGGAACCCAAAGACCTTCACCAGCTCCTGCAACGAGCACTCACAGACCAAGACCGGGGCTATGGCGAACGCTCTGTGGTGCTGGACACAGATGCCGCCAACCATCTTGTCGATGTAGCAGGAGGAGACGCCCGCAGCCTGCTCAACGCTCTCGAACTGGCGGTGGAAAGTTCTGAGCCAACGACGGACGGAACCATCGCTATCAACCTCGCCACGGCCGAGGAGTCGATCCAACAGCGCGCTGTTCTGTACGACAAACAAGGTGACGCCCACTACGACACCATCAGTGCCTTTATCAAGTCGTTGCGAGGCTCAGATGCCGATGCAGCGTTGTTTTGGCTCGCACGCATGGTGGAAGCCGGTGAAAATCCCCGATTCATTTTCCGACGAATGTTGATCGCCGCTGGAGAAGACATCGGCCTAGCAGACCCCCAAGCGATGGTGGTGGTGGAGGCATGCGCTGCAGCCTTTGAACGGGTCGGACTACCAGAAGGGCTCTACCCCCTCGCACAAGCAGCTCTATACCTAGCCGGAACGGAAAAAAGCAACAGCATTCTGGGCTTCTTTGATGCCCTTAAGAGCGTCCGTGACGCCAACCGCCAGGACGTCCCCCCCCACCTACGCGATGCCAATCGAGACGGCGACGCCTTCGGAGATGGCGTGGGTTACCGCTATCCCCATGCCTATGCGGACCATTGGGTGGAACAGCAATATCTGCCCACAGCGCTGCAAGGCGAAGTGTTTTGGCAGCCTGGGGCTCTGGGCTGGGAAGGACAACGGCGCGAACGAATGGGTGCTCGCCGTGCAGCCCAGCTCGCAGCCGCCGCTGAACTTGCGTCTGATCAACCACTTCTGCTCAGCAGTGGACCCGACAGTCCCGGCCTAGAGCGCTGGATTCAGCGTCAACTCGGACAAGAGGGAGAACGGTTGCATCAACTCCGCAAACGTCTTTGGGAGGGCGTCTCTTGGCAACGCCACGATCGCGTTTTAATCCTTGGAGCCCGGTCGCTGATCTGGGCCCTTGATCCCCTACAGGCTGTTCCTGAGGGGGGCGTCACCATGCTCTGCAACAGCACCGACGATCGCCACCGCATCGAAGCCCAGATCCAACTACTTGACCCCGAACTTCGCCCCCAACTCCTCAGCGGTGGACTCGAAACGTTGCAGGCGAACCAGGCCTTTGAGTGGATCGGTGGTCGCTTCAGCACCACCGACCTTCAACAGCTGAATTGGACTGACCTAGAGCACCAAATTCAAAACCACTCCCATGGCGACACCACCCTCCGTCTCCTCACAACAAGGGCAGAAGCCGGACCGGCAGGAGCTCTACTTCAAGCCAGCAGCAGCGATGCAGAGCTGGAGACACTCCTTCAAAAGGAGCAGTTATGGCTGGCCGCACAAACACAAGCCCATCACGTCTTCGAAGCGGAAGGATGGAGTGGATCACAAGACAGTTGGTTGGAAACCCTGAACCTTCCATGGGGGCCTGACTTGGCAGACCGCTGGCTCGCGGAGGGTTCCTCTTACCGCGTCGCGATGGGAACCATTGATCCGACGGTTCTGACCCTGCTTCGCCAACGTCTTGAGGGGATCGGACGCAGCGGTTTACGCCTTCCCATGCGTCACGAACTTTTCATCGGACGGCGCAACGCGTCCGTCAATCAGCGCAACGCGTCAACCGAAAAGGCATAA
- a CDS encoding class I SAM-dependent methyltransferase, with the protein MRRLTALKELTSSSRYLEVGVSQGHTFNHVDFPKKHAVDPNFRFETKDHERKGISFFQQTSDDYFTKVVDIPDFDLIFLDGLHAYEQTYRDFVNAILHSHEKTIFLIDDTRPSDVYSAMRNQNFAVTTRRTLTTSDSRDWHGDVFKILFLLKLFHVKYEYATVCEDNPQTIVWSKSLTSGQSREKNPKPFKTFKDMRYLRSCFENLGSIDYHWTMNECSDIFQVAKEDDLLTYLKKSISR; encoded by the coding sequence GTGCGCCGCCTTACAGCCTTAAAAGAACTAACATCTTCTTCACGCTACCTAGAAGTTGGCGTCAGCCAAGGCCATACCTTCAATCATGTCGACTTTCCGAAAAAACATGCCGTCGACCCCAATTTTAGATTCGAGACAAAGGATCACGAAAGGAAAGGCATCAGCTTTTTTCAGCAAACCAGCGATGATTATTTTACAAAAGTTGTCGACATACCAGACTTTGATTTAATATTTTTAGATGGTCTTCACGCGTACGAACAGACATATCGCGACTTCGTGAACGCTATTCTTCACTCTCACGAAAAAACGATTTTCCTCATAGACGACACACGTCCATCAGACGTTTATAGTGCCATGAGAAATCAAAATTTTGCAGTCACGACAAGGCGTACTTTAACAACTTCGGACTCCAGAGACTGGCATGGAGATGTATTTAAAATTTTGTTCCTCTTAAAACTTTTTCATGTCAAGTATGAGTATGCGACTGTTTGCGAAGACAATCCACAAACAATTGTCTGGAGCAAATCACTGACATCCGGCCAAAGCCGAGAAAAGAATCCCAAACCCTTCAAAACCTTTAAAGACATGCGATATCTAAGAAGCTGTTTTGAAAATCTAGGAAGCATTGATTATCACTGGACAATGAATGAGTGCAGCGATATATTTCAAGTCGCCAAAGAAGACGACCTCCTGACATATCTTAAAAAATCTATTTCAAGATAA
- a CDS encoding efflux RND transporter permease subunit — protein sequence MSASNNFITRPVLSTVCSLLIVIVGLIAIPILPIENLPDIAPPTVKVQSTYVGADAVAVEQGVTSVLEQQINGVEKMDYITSTSSSDGVSSISVSFDSGTDGNINQVNVQNRVSLAEPQLPEEVRKSGVTVNKASNSILLVYNFVNENPDQAQYSVETISGYLDKNLTDNVKRVKGVGDVTYFGNRKIAFRLWLDPDKLAANNLSAIDIVNQLKSQNRLVPAGKIGGSPAPEGQEFTFTVQLQGRLTTTQEFENIVLRSTGDGGLVRLKDVGRVELGGETYGIDAMDINGTPSVGIAIYQLSGSNAIEVSNGVKDVLEEFEKTLPVGLGVQKIYDTTDFISQSIKGVTNSLRDAVILVVLILFLFLQNWKATLVPAIAIPVALIGTFALVLAFGFSLNQLTLFGLVLATGLVVDDAITVVEDTSAKKAEGMTSVQAAIETMDELFGAVIATSLVKMAVFLPVLFFPGATGTIYKQFAATILFSIGISTFNALTFSPMLSALLLSRETKELTRHQYAIAGVTLGFVYGLLSAGNGAIAALIPMAVGALVGFIASKITGLPLRLPVAAGGAAVGLMSTGVIVSSPIPVVLFTVIGFVVGGFVPVIFTNFNRFYSGFEKRYATVLDMVLKARPIVMAALGVGILLTGFAFTRIPGGFVPIEDQGYAIGFVQAPDGVSNEKTLAINRQVAEVMRSEEDISSAALFSGASLDGNAPNKGLFFIGMKHWDERPGKDHSVAAIVKRLNQKMYGAIDAGRVFVVEPPSIPGYGTGGGFEFQLLDQSSGVYSLNEFFGTAQQIMQAGNSNPILSRVYSLFSPQAPQYKIDVDRDQMASVGVDFGTAMSAFSVNFGGAYVNDTFQEGKVRRVYVQANDVSRATPQKLSSIYVGNSKGEQVPLSEFFTVKQTVGPSVIPHFNLYRSIKVEGTPNAGNSSGQAIGAMKQIFNQGNFQGLGFDWTGISREEVKAGSLAVVIFALGILAVFLVLSAQYESYSDPIIILLTVPTALLGALVFLGAAGQVLNIYAQVGLVMLIGLAGGNAILIVDLANQKMGEGESALEAAKFSAKSRLRPILMTAISSLTGFLPLMLASGAGAQSQSSLGLVVFGGLLVATFLSTLVVPVFYVVMKSLLGQADAKPPEGGDGDGGQTVQVQSTPLPS from the coding sequence ATGTCTGCTTCTAATAATTTCATCACCAGGCCTGTTCTTAGTACGGTCTGCAGTCTTCTGATTGTGATCGTCGGCCTGATCGCAATTCCAATTCTCCCGATTGAAAACCTGCCGGATATCGCGCCGCCCACCGTGAAGGTGCAGTCCACCTATGTGGGAGCAGATGCCGTTGCTGTTGAGCAAGGTGTCACCTCTGTGCTGGAGCAGCAGATCAACGGTGTGGAAAAGATGGATTACATCACATCCACGAGCTCATCTGATGGTGTGAGTTCTATTTCAGTGTCATTTGACAGTGGAACCGATGGAAATATCAATCAAGTGAATGTGCAAAATCGGGTGTCTTTGGCGGAGCCCCAACTGCCGGAAGAAGTGAGAAAATCAGGGGTTACTGTTAATAAAGCATCAAATTCAATTCTGCTTGTTTATAATTTTGTCAACGAAAATCCAGACCAAGCTCAGTATTCTGTTGAGACGATCAGTGGTTATCTTGATAAAAATCTAACGGACAATGTTAAGAGAGTAAAAGGAGTTGGTGACGTTACCTATTTTGGTAATCGCAAGATTGCTTTTCGTCTTTGGCTTGATCCTGACAAATTGGCGGCGAACAATCTCTCTGCCATAGACATTGTTAATCAATTAAAGAGTCAAAACCGATTGGTTCCTGCTGGAAAGATCGGTGGATCCCCTGCCCCTGAAGGCCAAGAGTTCACCTTTACTGTGCAGCTTCAGGGCCGTTTAACCACTACCCAGGAATTTGAAAATATTGTTCTTCGTTCTACAGGTGACGGTGGACTTGTCCGTTTGAAAGATGTTGGCCGCGTTGAACTTGGTGGTGAAACCTATGGTATCGACGCTATGGATATCAATGGAACACCTTCTGTTGGTATTGCTATTTATCAGCTTTCGGGAAGTAACGCGATTGAAGTTTCCAATGGAGTGAAAGATGTATTGGAAGAGTTTGAGAAAACTCTTCCAGTAGGCCTTGGTGTGCAGAAGATCTACGACACAACCGACTTCATTAGTCAGTCGATCAAAGGCGTGACGAATTCCCTGCGGGATGCCGTGATTCTGGTGGTGTTGATCCTGTTCCTGTTTTTGCAGAACTGGAAGGCAACACTTGTTCCCGCCATTGCGATTCCAGTGGCCTTGATCGGAACGTTCGCCTTGGTTCTTGCCTTTGGCTTCTCGCTAAACCAGCTCACCTTGTTTGGTTTGGTTCTCGCGACTGGCTTGGTGGTGGACGACGCCATCACCGTTGTGGAAGATACCTCTGCAAAAAAAGCGGAGGGTATGACGTCGGTCCAGGCCGCCATCGAAACGATGGATGAGTTGTTTGGCGCCGTAATTGCTACGTCGTTGGTAAAGATGGCAGTGTTTTTGCCAGTGTTGTTTTTCCCAGGTGCGACGGGAACAATTTACAAACAGTTCGCTGCAACGATTTTATTTTCGATCGGTATTTCCACATTTAACGCCCTCACATTCTCTCCAATGTTGTCGGCGTTGTTGTTGTCGCGTGAAACAAAGGAGCTCACACGTCATCAGTACGCAATCGCTGGGGTCACGCTGGGCTTTGTGTATGGCCTCTTAAGTGCTGGTAATGGTGCAATCGCTGCCTTAATTCCCATGGCAGTGGGTGCATTGGTTGGTTTTATCGCCTCAAAAATCACGGGGCTTCCATTGCGGCTTCCCGTTGCAGCTGGTGGGGCAGCCGTTGGGTTGATGTCCACTGGGGTGATTGTCTCCAGTCCAATTCCCGTGGTGTTGTTCACTGTGATCGGTTTTGTGGTGGGAGGCTTTGTGCCGGTGATTTTCACCAATTTCAATCGCTTTTACAGCGGATTTGAGAAGCGTTACGCCACGGTGCTCGACATGGTTCTCAAGGCACGTCCCATCGTGATGGCTGCCTTGGGTGTTGGCATTTTGCTGACAGGTTTTGCCTTCACGCGCATTCCTGGTGGCTTTGTACCGATTGAGGATCAGGGCTATGCCATCGGATTTGTTCAAGCACCTGATGGTGTTTCAAACGAAAAAACTTTGGCGATCAATCGCCAAGTTGCTGAGGTAATGCGCTCCGAAGAGGATATTTCATCTGCTGCATTATTTAGTGGTGCCAGTCTTGATGGCAACGCTCCAAATAAGGGCCTTTTCTTTATCGGCATGAAGCACTGGGATGAAAGGCCTGGAAAGGACCATTCCGTAGCCGCCATTGTGAAGCGCCTCAATCAGAAAATGTATGGAGCTATTGATGCAGGACGGGTTTTTGTTGTGGAGCCTCCCTCCATTCCTGGATATGGCACGGGTGGTGGATTTGAGTTCCAGCTTCTCGACCAGAGCAGTGGTGTTTACTCACTGAATGAATTCTTTGGCACAGCCCAACAGATCATGCAGGCGGGCAATAGCAATCCGATTTTGAGTCGGGTCTATTCACTCTTCTCCCCGCAGGCTCCTCAATACAAAATTGATGTAGACCGCGACCAGATGGCTTCTGTCGGTGTCGACTTTGGAACGGCCATGTCGGCCTTCAGTGTCAATTTTGGTGGGGCCTATGTGAATGACACATTCCAGGAGGGCAAAGTGCGTCGCGTCTATGTCCAGGCGAACGATGTCAGCCGGGCGACTCCCCAAAAGCTGTCGTCGATTTATGTCGGCAATAGCAAAGGCGAGCAGGTTCCGTTGTCTGAGTTCTTCACCGTGAAGCAGACCGTGGGTCCAAGTGTGATTCCCCACTTCAATCTGTATCGCTCCATCAAGGTGGAAGGAACACCGAATGCGGGTAATAGTTCTGGCCAGGCGATTGGTGCCATGAAGCAGATCTTTAACCAGGGAAATTTCCAGGGCTTGGGCTTCGACTGGACCGGTATTTCTAGAGAGGAAGTGAAAGCTGGTTCCCTGGCAGTCGTGATCTTTGCCCTTGGAATCTTGGCGGTGTTCTTGGTTCTTTCAGCGCAATACGAGAGCTACAGCGATCCAATCATCATCTTGCTCACGGTGCCCACAGCTTTGCTCGGTGCCCTTGTGTTCCTCGGTGCTGCAGGACAGGTTCTCAATATTTATGCACAAGTTGGTTTGGTGATGTTGATCGGACTTGCTGGCGGTAATGCCATTTTGATCGTGGATCTGGCCAATCAAAAAATGGGTGAAGGAGAGTCGGCCTTAGAAGCGGCGAAGTTCTCGGCGAAGTCACGACTCAGACCAATTTTGATGACGGCCATCTCCTCCCTCACAGGCTTCCTCCCTTTGATGTTGGCCAGTGGTGCCGGTGCTCAAAGTCAGTCGTCCTTGGGTTTGGTGGTGTTTGGCGGATTGTTGGTGGCCACATTCCTATCCACCCTTGTTGTTCCCGTGTTTTACGTGGTGATGAAATCCCTTCTCGGGCAGGCCGATGCCAAACCTCCCGAAGGAGGTGATGGCGATGGTGGCCAGACCGTTCAGGTTCAATCCACTCCCTTGCCCAGCTAA
- a CDS encoding alpha-D-glucose phosphate-specific phosphoglucomutase → MTSSTPAEPTQRQVRLDKPFTDQKPGTSGLRKSSKQFEQPNYLESFIEAALRTLPGTDGGTLIVGGDGRYGNVRAIDVILRMAAAHGLGKVIVTTGGILSTPAASHLIRSKNAIGGIILSASHNPGGPDGDFGVKVNGANGGPTPASYTDAVFECTKTLSHYSIVDATPVSLDGPMQHSIGAMSVEVIDGVDDFVALMQQLFNFDEIKALLRNNFPLAFDAMHAVTGPYATRILEGLLDAPAGSVRNGVPLEDFGKGHPDPNLTYAHDLAELLLQGDGYRFGAACDGDGDRNMILGHHCFVNPSDSLAVLTANATLAPAYAKGLAGVARSMPTSAAVDVVAKELGINCYETPTGWKFFGNLLDAGQITLCGEESFGTGSDHVREKDGLWAVLFWLQILAKRQCSVAEIMADHWKRFGRHYYSRHDYEAVDSKAAHGLYDRLEAMLPSLKGQPFAGGTIRDADNFSYTDPIDNSVTQGQGLRILLEDGSRVVIRLSGTGTKGATIRVYLESYVANNGDLNQDPQVALGEMIRAINALAEIEERTGMKQPTVIT, encoded by the coding sequence ATGACCAGCTCGACCCCTGCGGAACCGACCCAACGTCAGGTTCGTCTCGACAAGCCATTCACCGATCAAAAGCCCGGCACCTCTGGCTTGCGCAAAAGCAGCAAGCAGTTTGAACAGCCGAACTACCTCGAAAGCTTCATCGAAGCCGCATTACGCACCCTGCCTGGTACAGATGGCGGCACCTTGATAGTTGGCGGCGACGGTCGTTACGGCAACGTTCGTGCGATCGATGTGATCCTGCGCATGGCGGCAGCCCATGGGCTGGGAAAGGTGATCGTCACCACCGGCGGGATTCTCTCCACACCGGCGGCATCCCATCTGATCCGTAGCAAAAACGCCATCGGAGGAATCATCCTGTCTGCCAGCCACAATCCGGGCGGCCCCGATGGTGACTTTGGCGTGAAGGTGAACGGTGCCAATGGGGGGCCAACCCCAGCGTCGTACACGGATGCTGTTTTTGAGTGCACCAAAACCCTCAGCCACTATTCCATCGTCGACGCGACGCCGGTTTCGCTGGATGGGCCCATGCAGCACTCCATCGGTGCCATGTCGGTGGAGGTCATCGACGGCGTGGATGACTTCGTGGCCTTGATGCAGCAGTTATTCAATTTTGATGAAATCAAGGCGCTGCTTCGCAACAATTTCCCGCTCGCCTTCGATGCCATGCACGCAGTGACGGGTCCCTACGCCACACGCATCTTGGAAGGTCTCTTAGATGCACCTGCCGGCAGCGTCCGCAACGGCGTTCCACTGGAGGACTTTGGCAAGGGTCATCCCGATCCAAACCTCACCTACGCCCACGACCTGGCAGAGCTCCTTCTCCAAGGTGATGGGTATCGCTTTGGCGCGGCCTGTGACGGCGATGGTGATCGCAACATGATCCTGGGGCATCACTGTTTTGTGAATCCCAGCGACAGCCTGGCCGTTCTCACCGCGAATGCCACCTTGGCTCCGGCATACGCGAAGGGATTAGCCGGGGTGGCCCGCTCGATGCCCACGAGCGCTGCCGTGGATGTGGTGGCCAAGGAGTTGGGCATCAACTGCTATGAAACCCCAACCGGTTGGAAGTTCTTCGGAAATCTGCTCGATGCGGGACAGATCACCCTCTGCGGAGAGGAAAGCTTTGGCACTGGAAGCGACCATGTGCGAGAGAAAGATGGGCTTTGGGCGGTCTTGTTCTGGCTGCAAATCCTGGCCAAACGACAGTGCAGCGTGGCTGAAATCATGGCGGATCATTGGAAACGCTTTGGGCGGCACTACTACTCCCGTCATGACTACGAAGCCGTTGACAGCAAAGCTGCCCACGGGCTGTATGACCGGCTCGAGGCCATGCTGCCAAGCCTGAAGGGGCAACCCTTCGCTGGAGGAACCATCCGGGATGCGGACAACTTCAGTTACACCGATCCCATCGATAACTCGGTCACCCAGGGCCAAGGCCTAAGGATTCTTTTGGAGGATGGAAGTCGCGTTGTGATTCGCCTCTCGGGCACCGGCACCAAAGGGGCAACGATCCGGGTTTACCTCGAGAGCTACGTGGCCAACAACGGTGACCTCAACCAAGACCCCCAAGTGGCCCTTGGCGAGATGATTCGTGCCATCAACGCTCTTGCGGAAATCGAGGAACGCACTGGGATGAAGCAACCCACCGTGATTACTTGA
- a CDS encoding efflux RND transporter periplasmic adaptor subunit: MKSLNIVRHPQRLIFSIAALITVGACKAEGPAAPPPPKVQAVSTRMAEFTEGVDTVSTLEASNLVELAAQSAGRILELKIRQGDEVEPGQLLVVLDQAQLQAQLAEERAKAETAKTNWERYEYLARVGASSQKQLDTYRTQYFSAMERVKATEANVSYSNLKSPSAGTVADVKAKVGDVLQQGQVFTSLVQNNELEARVEVPAVFASRLALGQPVLLSAPGKDAVIATGQVQSIDPRINSQTQGLLVKAVFANTDGTLRDGQRLRTRVQIEAKQDLSVPFAAVTQTSGQSFVFRLGSLDELKANPGKADLDVLDKATKAGKLPPNAQFALQTPVVVGELENDLYPINKGLKPNQKVVTTNLLNLKHGMPVQVQPAAGASATPSQAN; encoded by the coding sequence TTGAAAAGCTTGAACATCGTGCGTCATCCGCAGCGACTGATTTTTTCCATCGCCGCTTTGATCACCGTGGGGGCTTGTAAAGCCGAGGGCCCTGCAGCACCACCCCCGCCGAAAGTGCAGGCTGTGTCAACGCGCATGGCTGAGTTCACCGAGGGCGTGGATACGGTGAGCACCCTGGAAGCCAGCAATCTGGTGGAGCTAGCAGCGCAGTCTGCTGGTCGGATTCTTGAATTGAAGATTCGCCAGGGAGATGAGGTTGAACCTGGTCAATTGTTGGTGGTTCTTGATCAAGCTCAGCTTCAAGCCCAGCTGGCTGAGGAGCGGGCGAAGGCTGAAACAGCCAAGACCAACTGGGAGCGTTATGAGTACCTCGCGCGGGTCGGAGCGTCATCTCAAAAGCAGCTTGATACCTATCGGACCCAGTATTTCTCAGCCATGGAGCGGGTTAAGGCCACAGAAGCCAATGTCAGTTACAGCAACCTCAAATCACCGTCTGCAGGAACTGTTGCAGACGTGAAAGCAAAAGTTGGTGATGTGCTGCAGCAGGGACAAGTGTTCACCAGTTTGGTGCAAAACAACGAGCTCGAAGCTCGTGTGGAAGTTCCAGCTGTATTCGCGTCACGGTTGGCGTTGGGGCAGCCGGTTCTGCTGAGTGCACCAGGAAAGGATGCAGTCATTGCGACCGGTCAAGTGCAATCCATTGACCCTCGGATTAATTCGCAGACGCAGGGGCTATTGGTGAAAGCGGTTTTTGCTAACACCGATGGCACATTGCGCGATGGTCAACGCTTGCGCACTCGCGTACAAATTGAGGCCAAACAAGACTTGTCTGTTCCATTTGCTGCTGTCACGCAAACCTCTGGACAGAGTTTTGTGTTTCGACTTGGCAGCTTGGATGAGCTCAAGGCCAATCCTGGTAAAGCTGATTTGGACGTTTTGGATAAGGCAACGAAAGCAGGGAAACTTCCGCCAAATGCTCAATTCGCACTTCAAACCCCAGTGGTTGTTGGCGAACTGGAAAATGATCTTTATCCGATCAATAAAGGTTTGAAACCCAATCAGAAGGTGGTGACAACCAATTTGCTCAATCTGAAGCACGGAATGCCTGTTCAAGTGCAGCCTGCAGCCGGTGCATCCGCAACACCTTCCCAAGCAAACTGA